A genome region from Deltaproteobacteria bacterium includes the following:
- a CDS encoding PAS domain-containing protein has protein sequence MENRHHYHDTPDDHGRRLYWEAAIILATALAVVLLAFSLTRLPQLSDTQNLAGNAVFVLLINLNIVLLILLVFLVARNLIKLFYDRRRKLLGAYLRFRLVSAFVAIALFPAILLFLVGTAVMTRSLESMFTNQVERALEGSLAVVSTFYDLLGGEAVSQAQTLATEIAQNELLALERRQVLQELIETRREMLHVGRVLVLSPERSVLANTTIAELQTRERSGLETALLDRVFRRESLREVRSTENAQAEVVLGGVPIVVRNEVVGAVIVEYFVPRSIAQQSAQVMNAFREYLHLRILKHPMKTNYIVTMSLVTLVAVFSAVWLGLFLAKKMTVPLQRLAAGTREVAQGHWTHRIEGEAEDEIGTLVAAFNRMTGELQRSHQELESRRRHMETVLANITAGVVTLDRHGVVTTVNPAAERLLGLTANEAIGQEYLTVFPVPDFAEVRRMVKELLSVSANGRSERGSETLGQMKLRREGQVLSLVMTGTLLTDEQHDVLGTVCFFEDVTQIVRVERMEAWREVARRIAHEIKNPLTPIQLAAQRLHRRFAPQITNNADVFNECVNSIAHEVDAIKKLVNEFSTFARLPTAEHLPENLNALIQEVIPVFAAAHRDIAFVFTPDHGLPTLELDREGMKRIVRNLLDNAVAACHTAANGRQHQIIIHTRLLGTLGIVQFEVTDSGCGIPPEVKDRLFEPYFSTKKEGTGLGLAIVATIVADHQGFIRVRDNYPEGSRFIIELPVRRTAQRTQTTNVSSRPVLNSTNGKAEEGEWYGRDHFGGG, from the coding sequence GTGGAGAACCGCCACCACTATCACGACACGCCGGACGATCACGGACGGCGACTCTATTGGGAAGCGGCGATTATTCTCGCCACGGCTCTCGCTGTTGTGCTGCTAGCCTTCTCCTTGACGCGATTGCCGCAATTGAGTGATACGCAGAATCTTGCCGGCAACGCCGTTTTCGTTCTCCTCATCAACCTGAATATCGTTCTGCTTATTCTTCTCGTTTTTCTGGTTGCTCGTAATCTCATTAAATTGTTTTACGATCGGCGACGAAAGCTGTTGGGCGCATACCTTCGCTTTCGCCTCGTTTCCGCCTTTGTTGCGATTGCCCTCTTTCCGGCGATCTTGTTGTTCCTCGTGGGGACTGCGGTGATGACGCGTTCGCTCGAAAGCATGTTTACCAACCAAGTCGAGCGAGCGTTAGAGGGATCACTCGCCGTTGTGAGCACCTTTTACGATTTGTTGGGTGGGGAAGCGGTATCTCAAGCGCAGACTCTAGCGACGGAGATCGCTCAGAACGAGTTGCTTGCCCTAGAGCGGCGGCAAGTCCTGCAAGAACTCATTGAAACGCGACGGGAGATGTTGCATGTAGGGCGCGTTCTGGTGTTGTCGCCGGAGCGGAGTGTATTGGCGAACACGACTATTGCAGAATTGCAAACTCGGGAGCGCAGCGGGCTCGAAACCGCATTACTTGATCGGGTGTTCCGGCGTGAAAGCTTGCGCGAAGTCCGCTCGACAGAAAATGCCCAAGCCGAAGTGGTGTTGGGCGGAGTTCCGATCGTTGTGCGCAATGAGGTCGTCGGTGCAGTCATTGTTGAATACTTTGTCCCACGCAGCATCGCCCAACAAAGTGCACAGGTCATGAATGCGTTTCGTGAGTACCTCCACTTGCGAATTCTCAAGCATCCGATGAAGACCAACTACATCGTGACGATGTCATTGGTGACACTGGTCGCCGTATTTTCTGCGGTGTGGTTGGGATTATTCCTGGCAAAAAAGATGACCGTTCCCTTACAACGCCTGGCTGCCGGGACGCGTGAGGTTGCCCAGGGACATTGGACCCATCGTATCGAGGGTGAAGCTGAAGACGAGATCGGGACTCTTGTCGCTGCTTTCAATCGCATGACCGGCGAACTGCAACGGAGTCACCAAGAACTTGAGTCGCGCCGCCGCCACATGGAGACCGTGTTAGCAAATATCACTGCCGGAGTAGTGACACTCGATCGCCACGGTGTGGTGACGACCGTGAACCCTGCGGCTGAACGCCTGCTCGGGCTGACTGCCAACGAAGCCATCGGTCAAGAGTATCTCACGGTCTTTCCAGTGCCCGATTTTGCCGAAGTCCGTCGCATGGTGAAGGAATTACTCTCGGTCTCCGCGAACGGGAGGAGTGAAAGAGGTAGTGAAACCCTCGGGCAGATGAAGCTCAGGCGAGAAGGGCAAGTGCTGTCTTTGGTGATGACTGGAACGCTCCTGACAGATGAGCAGCATGACGTTCTGGGGACCGTGTGTTTCTTTGAAGATGTCACACAAATTGTCCGTGTCGAACGTATGGAGGCCTGGCGTGAAGTTGCGCGCCGTATCGCCCATGAAATCAAGAACCCATTGACGCCAATTCAACTGGCGGCACAACGCCTGCACCGGCGCTTTGCACCGCAGATCACGAATAATGCGGATGTCTTTAATGAGTGCGTCAATAGCATCGCGCATGAAGTTGATGCGATTAAGAAACTGGTGAATGAATTTTCTACCTTTGCACGACTACCCACTGCTGAACATTTACCCGAGAATCTGAATGCCCTCATTCAGGAAGTGATCCCCGTTTTTGCTGCGGCACATAGAGATATCGCATTTGTCTTTACTCCTGATCACGGGTTGCCCACGCTTGAGCTTGACCGTGAGGGTATGAAACGCATTGTCCGTAACCTGCTTGATAATGCCGTGGCTGCGTGTCATACCGCAGCAAATGGTAGACAGCACCAGATTATAATTCACACGCGGTTACTCGGAACCTTAGGGATCGTGCAATTTGAAGTGACAGATTCGGGATGCGGGATTCCACCAGAGGTGAAAGATCGTCTATTTGAACCCTATTTTTCGACGAAGAAAGAAGGAACGGGCTTAGGACTAGCGATCGTCGCGACGATTGTCGCTGATCATCAAGGGTTTATTCGTGTTCGTGACAACTACCCAGAAGGTAGCCGATTTATTATCGAGCTACCGGTGCGTCGCACAGCCCAACGGACCCAGACCACGAATGTGTCGTCGAGGCCGGTATTGAATAGCACAAACGGAAAAGCGGAAGAAGGAGAGTGGTATGGAAGAGACCATTTTGGTGGTGGATGA
- a CDS encoding iron ABC transporter permease, with the protein MSYLTKQKWLLVNSGLAVALLLSLVLCAAIGAEPISLAQIWHAPSLDNPETVILFRIRLPRVLLAAVVGGALGVAGAALQALLHNPLACPHLIGVSGGASLCGILALVGTSALVTHAPDFVKLSFVSIAAFAGAMGTTVLIYRLALVHGRLQPYALLLTGVVFNAFCSALIMLVNSLVDFYQSHAILFWLMGSLAARDYVTVGLTSLYVSIGVVWLIVQGRRLNLLTLGEESALQLGVDIEALRRGIFLAASLLVGAIVAVSGMIGFVGLIVPHLLRLMFGADHRLLLPASVFGGALFLVWADTLARTVASPSELPVGVVTAMCGGPFFLYLLRKEGRKVFAQ; encoded by the coding sequence ATGTCCTATCTCACCAAGCAGAAATGGCTCCTGGTCAACAGCGGGCTTGCCGTTGCTTTGCTGTTGTCGCTCGTTTTATGTGCCGCGATTGGCGCTGAGCCCATTAGTCTTGCGCAGATATGGCACGCGCCGTCACTCGATAATCCTGAAACAGTGATTCTCTTTCGTATTCGACTGCCACGCGTGTTGTTGGCGGCTGTCGTTGGTGGTGCGTTAGGGGTTGCTGGCGCAGCGTTGCAAGCGTTGCTGCATAACCCGCTTGCGTGCCCACACCTGATTGGTGTGTCTGGTGGTGCGTCGCTCTGTGGCATTCTCGCATTGGTAGGGACGAGTGCTTTGGTCACTCATGCTCCTGACTTCGTGAAGCTCTCATTTGTCTCGATTGCTGCTTTTGCTGGGGCGATGGGGACGACAGTGCTCATCTATCGGCTAGCATTGGTGCATGGACGTTTACAACCGTATGCATTGTTGCTGACTGGTGTCGTGTTTAATGCGTTCTGTAGCGCACTGATTATGCTGGTGAACTCACTGGTTGATTTTTATCAAAGCCATGCGATTCTTTTCTGGTTGATGGGTAGTCTGGCGGCACGTGATTATGTGACGGTTGGATTAACCTCACTTTATGTATCTATCGGAGTGGTATGGCTGATTGTGCAAGGACGACGGCTGAATCTTCTGACCTTGGGAGAAGAGAGTGCGTTACAACTCGGTGTGGACATCGAAGCGCTCAGGCGCGGCATTTTCCTGGCCGCATCGCTACTGGTGGGAGCGATTGTTGCCGTGAGCGGGATGATTGGATTTGTCGGTTTGATTGTCCCCCATTTGTTACGCTTGATGTTCGGGGCTGATCATCGATTATTACTTCCAGCCTCAGTGTTTGGGGGGGCTCTTTTCTTGGTGTGGGCGGATACCCTGGCGCGGACAGTTGCGAGTCCCAGTGAACTCCCTGTTGGTGTCGTGACGGCGATGTGTGGTGGTCCTTTCTTCCTTTACCTCCTGCGTAAAGAAGGACGAAAGGTGTTCGCTCAATGA
- a CDS encoding DUF2905 domain-containing protein — MAELGKFLIIAGGLLVCVGALLVLGGKIPWLGRLPGDIVVQRDNFSFYFPIATSILVSVVLSLLFAFLRR, encoded by the coding sequence ATGGCGGAACTGGGAAAGTTCTTGATTATTGCTGGTGGGCTGCTGGTGTGTGTTGGGGCATTGTTGGTGCTCGGCGGGAAAATCCCGTGGCTTGGGCGGTTGCCAGGAGACATTGTTGTTCAACGCGATAACTTTTCTTTTTACTTTCCTATTGCCACAAGCATTCTTGTGAGCGTGGTGTTGTCGCTGTTGTTTGCCTTCCTGCGTCGTTAG
- the lpxC gene encoding UDP-3-O-[3-hydroxymyristoyl] N-acetylglucosamine deacetylase: MEETILVVDDEEKIRSTLRGVLSDEGYRVLDTDGTPNVLDMVAMQRPRLVLLDIWMPQVDGIELLERLKAQEPELPVIVMSGHGTIETAVRATKLGAADFIEKPFSLETLLRSVHRATGRTTSGSLPDNGPTAGLEEMHAVSYRQRQQRARTIKQSVVIHGHGLHSGVRTGVILHPLPPGSGIAFSAISAPDVMIPATVDHVDSTGYATSLCRDGVTAQTIEHLMSALHSYGLTNVLIKMQGEIPILDGSALEFCKLLEGAGIVEQTEKLESVNIDKAYCVGDPQSGKFIQIEPADRFEVYYTLKYPTPVGCQEYQYIHRDLQSYREEIAPARTFGFVKDIQMLEQMGLANGGRLNNCILIGEQGVINPPLRFPDELVRHKILDLMGDLYLLGRPIHGKITASCTGHTDNIALVRAIREGVKL; the protein is encoded by the coding sequence ATGGAAGAGACCATTTTGGTGGTGGATGATGAGGAGAAGATTCGCTCGACTCTGCGTGGGGTGTTGAGTGATGAGGGGTATCGAGTACTCGACACCGATGGCACGCCGAATGTATTGGATATGGTTGCGATGCAGCGCCCACGCTTGGTGCTGCTTGATATCTGGATGCCACAGGTTGATGGCATTGAGTTGTTGGAGCGATTGAAAGCCCAAGAGCCCGAACTGCCGGTGATTGTCATGTCCGGACACGGCACGATCGAGACCGCCGTGCGGGCAACCAAACTTGGTGCGGCGGATTTCATCGAGAAACCGTTCTCCCTGGAAACACTCTTGCGCTCGGTGCACCGCGCGACCGGACGGACGACGAGTGGCAGCCTACCGGACAATGGTCCGACTGCTGGCCTTGAAGAAATGCACGCTGTCTCCTATCGACAGCGGCAACAACGGGCACGGACAATCAAGCAGAGTGTCGTCATTCACGGACATGGGTTGCACTCAGGTGTCCGCACTGGGGTTATTCTCCATCCTTTGCCGCCGGGAAGTGGTATCGCCTTTAGTGCGATCTCTGCACCAGATGTGATGATCCCTGCGACGGTAGATCACGTTGACTCGACAGGCTATGCGACGAGCTTGTGTCGCGACGGTGTTACTGCCCAGACGATTGAGCACCTCATGTCCGCCCTTCACTCGTATGGCCTCACCAACGTGTTGATCAAAATGCAGGGAGAGATCCCGATCCTTGATGGGTCAGCTCTTGAATTCTGCAAGTTGCTTGAAGGGGCTGGGATCGTTGAACAGACCGAGAAACTTGAGTCGGTGAACATTGATAAGGCCTATTGTGTCGGTGATCCACAGTCAGGGAAGTTTATCCAGATTGAGCCGGCCGATCGCTTTGAAGTGTACTATACACTGAAGTACCCTACGCCGGTTGGCTGTCAGGAGTATCAGTATATCCATCGTGACTTGCAGAGTTATCGCGAGGAAATCGCCCCAGCCCGAACGTTTGGGTTTGTCAAAGACATCCAGATGCTTGAGCAGATGGGATTGGCAAATGGTGGGCGCCTCAATAACTGTATCTTGATTGGCGAACAAGGAGTGATCAATCCGCCACTCCGATTCCCTGATGAGCTAGTCCGCCATAAGATTTTAGACTTAATGGGCGACCTCTATCTGCTTGGTCGCCCGATTCATGGAAAGATCACCGCCAGTTGCACGGGGCATACGGATAACATCGCCTTGGTGCGAGCGATTCGTGAGGGGGTGAAGCTCTGA
- the asnS gene encoding asparagine--tRNA ligase, with the protein MPQWVYVNEIGKHEGQDVTLKGWLYNKRPSGKLHFLQLRDGTGTIQCVVFKGDVSPEVFQLADHLAQESSLTVTGTVRADKRSPLGFELSVKELQLLQEAHDYPITPKEHGIAFLLDHRHLWLRSSRQHALLRVRSEIIKACRDYFDNNGFTLLDAPIFTPTACEGTTTLFPVDYFGDTVYLTQSGQLYMEAGAMAFGKVYCFGPTFRAEKSKTRRHLTEFWMIEPEVAYCDLNGDMDLAEDFIAYVVQRVLANRRQELAALERDVTKLEQVKKPFPRISYGEAIELLQKKGIDIQWGADFGGDDETIISESFDRPVMIHRYPTENKAFYMKADPENPKVALCMDVLGPEGYGEIIGGGQREDDLAVLKQKILAHGLPEEAFSWYLDLRKYGSVPHAGFGMGIERMVSWLCGLHHVREAIPFPRMLERVTP; encoded by the coding sequence ATGCCACAGTGGGTATATGTGAATGAGATCGGTAAACACGAAGGACAAGACGTCACGCTAAAGGGCTGGCTCTATAACAAACGGCCCAGTGGTAAGCTACATTTTCTCCAACTTCGCGATGGTACTGGGACCATTCAGTGTGTGGTCTTCAAGGGAGATGTCAGCCCGGAAGTCTTTCAACTGGCAGACCACCTCGCGCAGGAGTCGTCGTTGACTGTAACAGGGACCGTGCGCGCCGATAAACGCTCTCCCCTGGGTTTTGAGTTATCAGTCAAAGAGTTGCAGCTCCTACAAGAAGCGCATGATTATCCGATCACGCCAAAAGAACATGGCATTGCGTTCTTACTGGACCATCGCCATCTATGGCTGCGCTCATCACGTCAGCATGCACTCCTGCGCGTCCGCAGCGAAATCATCAAAGCCTGTCGCGATTATTTCGATAACAACGGGTTTACGCTCCTCGATGCGCCGATCTTTACGCCCACAGCCTGCGAAGGGACAACAACCCTTTTCCCGGTCGATTATTTTGGTGACACCGTGTACCTCACGCAGAGTGGTCAACTGTATATGGAAGCTGGAGCGATGGCGTTCGGCAAAGTCTACTGCTTTGGTCCAACGTTTCGGGCGGAGAAATCCAAGACGCGCCGTCACCTGACCGAGTTTTGGATGATCGAACCGGAAGTCGCCTATTGTGACCTCAACGGCGACATGGACCTAGCCGAAGACTTTATCGCATATGTCGTTCAACGTGTGTTGGCCAATCGCCGCCAGGAACTCGCGGCCCTAGAACGGGATGTGACCAAGTTGGAGCAAGTCAAGAAACCTTTCCCCCGTATCAGTTATGGCGAAGCGATTGAACTCCTGCAAAAGAAAGGCATCGACATTCAATGGGGCGCGGATTTTGGCGGTGATGACGAGACCATCATTTCCGAATCGTTCGATCGGCCCGTGATGATTCATCGTTATCCGACTGAGAACAAAGCCTTCTACATGAAAGCAGACCCAGAAAATCCCAAAGTTGCGCTGTGTATGGATGTCCTCGGCCCAGAAGGCTACGGTGAAATTATTGGCGGTGGTCAACGGGAAGACGACCTCGCCGTCCTGAAACAAAAGATTCTGGCTCATGGATTGCCCGAAGAAGCGTTCTCCTGGTATCTCGATCTGCGCAAATATGGGTCTGTCCCCCATGCCGGTTTCGGGATGGGCATCGAACGCATGGTCTCATGGTTGTGCGGACTGCATCACGTACGCGAGGCAATTCCGTTTCCGCGCATGTTGGAGCGGGTGACGCCGTAA
- a CDS encoding TonB-dependent receptor has product MRRSFFVAVLVFSSGFPTVLSAQLSQTVQSQSTQLRPVVVTATRTEVPLTETAASVTVITAEEIRQQQASTVLEALRLVPGLDIAQNGSLGTTANVFIRGGESDHTLVLIDGVEVNSVTLGAFDFSSLTTENIDRIEVLRGGGGTLYGSQAVGGIINIITKKGEGKPTITISTEGGKGNTHRETLSFSGSQGIVSVSGGLSSVDTDGFRRFNDGHRNFSTNLRVDVDLLPRGTFRNFFRYTDAKTGLFNNKNYLSVPDLNARQLTNTLFWKGEWAHQPFDTFDYRVAGSYVHDNQRFFDEPDRFNSSFGVSRIPIETLTGEFQGNLYWRHLSVITFGFEFEERKADVQSNFDNFRSNYDTKKSRRNFAYYVQEQLRLLNERLFITGGFRVDDNEDFGTHITPAGSIAYVFPQTGTKLKGGFAGGFRAPNFNELFFPNFGNPRLDAERSSEWNAGFEQTLWGQRFSLEAVYFNRRVKGLVEGALVDPANFIFLAQNKGRVDIQGVEVIPVLRVFPGLTLSGNFTFLDFDTQDGRLLRRPTKHGSVGINYERQGLSWSDDLLNLHLNVNVVGERDDLDPARGPRKNPMFARTNFAASYSFVPRFFANIRLSVYTRVENLFDRNYQEVLGFRSPPLNYIAGVRVTF; this is encoded by the coding sequence ATGCGCCGTAGTTTTTTTGTCGCGGTTCTTGTGTTTTCGTCAGGTTTCCCAACCGTCCTTAGCGCTCAACTTTCTCAGACTGTTCAGTCACAAAGTACACAACTCCGCCCAGTCGTTGTTACTGCTACACGCACGGAAGTGCCACTGACAGAAACAGCAGCTTCGGTGACAGTCATTACTGCTGAGGAGATTCGCCAACAACAAGCCTCAACAGTCCTCGAAGCCCTGCGGCTCGTTCCTGGGCTTGATATAGCACAAAACGGGTCATTAGGAACAACCGCGAATGTTTTTATTCGTGGTGGAGAGTCTGATCATACACTTGTGCTCATCGATGGCGTAGAGGTGAATAGCGTCACATTGGGTGCGTTTGATTTCAGCAGTCTTACGACTGAGAACATCGATCGTATTGAAGTGCTCCGTGGCGGCGGTGGCACGCTCTACGGGTCACAGGCTGTTGGTGGGATCATCAATATCATCACCAAAAAAGGTGAAGGGAAACCCACCATAACGATCTCAACCGAGGGTGGAAAAGGCAATACGCACCGTGAGACACTTTCGTTCTCTGGGTCACAGGGGATCGTCAGTGTTTCTGGTGGTCTGTCTTCTGTCGACACTGACGGCTTCCGCCGTTTCAATGACGGGCATCGTAACTTTTCGACCAATCTGCGCGTTGATGTCGATCTGCTGCCACGTGGCACGTTTCGCAATTTCTTTCGCTATACGGACGCAAAGACCGGCCTCTTCAATAATAAGAACTATCTTTCGGTACCAGATCTCAACGCGCGCCAACTAACAAATACCCTGTTCTGGAAAGGTGAGTGGGCTCATCAGCCATTTGATACTTTTGACTATCGAGTCGCTGGGTCTTATGTGCACGATAATCAACGCTTCTTTGACGAGCCAGACCGATTTAATTCCAGTTTTGGCGTTTCGCGTATTCCGATAGAAACACTCACTGGCGAATTCCAAGGGAATCTCTATTGGCGACACTTGAGTGTTATCACATTCGGTTTCGAGTTTGAGGAAAGAAAAGCTGATGTGCAGTCCAACTTTGATAACTTTCGCTCAAACTACGATACGAAGAAGAGCCGCCGCAATTTCGCCTATTACGTGCAAGAACAACTGCGGTTACTCAATGAACGGTTGTTTATCACCGGTGGTTTTCGTGTCGATGATAACGAAGATTTTGGCACCCACATTACTCCAGCCGGGTCAATCGCCTATGTATTTCCACAAACGGGAACGAAACTGAAAGGTGGGTTTGCTGGCGGTTTTCGTGCCCCCAATTTCAATGAGCTGTTTTTTCCAAATTTTGGTAATCCACGTCTTGATGCTGAACGAAGCAGTGAGTGGAATGCCGGATTTGAACAGACCCTGTGGGGACAACGTTTTTCACTAGAGGCAGTGTACTTCAACCGTCGCGTCAAGGGATTAGTCGAAGGCGCTTTAGTCGATCCTGCAAATTTTATTTTCCTGGCGCAAAACAAAGGGAGGGTCGATATCCAAGGGGTAGAAGTCATTCCTGTGTTACGCGTGTTCCCTGGATTGACACTCAGTGGCAATTTCACTTTTCTCGACTTTGATACTCAGGATGGGAGGTTGCTGCGCCGACCTACGAAGCATGGCTCTGTAGGTATCAACTATGAACGACAAGGACTGTCTTGGAGTGACGACCTGCTCAACTTACATCTGAACGTGAATGTCGTGGGTGAACGGGATGATCTCGACCCAGCGCGCGGACCGCGTAAGAATCCTATGTTTGCGCGAACGAATTTTGCCGCGTCTTATTCGTTTGTACCGCGCTTCTTCGCGAACATACGGCTGAGCGTGTATACGAGAGTTGAGAATCTGTTCGATCGCAACTATCAAGAAGTGCTGGGCTTTCGCTCGCCTCCGCTCAATTATATTGCGGGCGTGCGGGTGACGTTTTGA
- a CDS encoding tetratricopeptide repeat protein: protein MPTMRDTIRAAAYVMRRMAEEIPETANAGFFSSHPSSYERFETLQRQAEILRPNHETRRASGDVGPRPRQMLKRDEQACRQARPIFVRAKNTDDPDRKIALYQRGLRMCPQSPRAHAELADVYADLGDTREAIEEYRETLRYDPDYPGARERLSELQGQQAGRADSWERE, encoded by the coding sequence ATGCCTACGATGCGGGATACGATCCGAGCGGCAGCCTATGTGATGCGACGGATGGCGGAAGAAATTCCTGAGACGGCGAATGCCGGGTTTTTTTCCTCGCATCCGTCATCGTACGAACGATTCGAGACTTTGCAGCGACAGGCTGAGATTTTACGGCCAAATCATGAAACCCGGCGCGCATCAGGAGATGTTGGCCCCCGACCGCGACAGATGCTCAAACGCGATGAGCAGGCGTGTCGACAAGCTCGCCCGATCTTTGTTCGGGCAAAAAATACCGATGATCCAGACCGTAAGATTGCGCTCTATCAGCGTGGATTACGTATGTGCCCACAAAGCCCACGTGCCCATGCTGAGCTGGCGGATGTTTATGCCGATTTAGGAGATACGCGCGAGGCGATTGAAGAGTATCGGGAAACGCTTCGCTACGACCCTGACTATCCTGGGGCACGGGAGCGATTGTCTGAGTTACAAGGACAACAAGCAGGGCGAGCTGATTCGTGGGAAAGGGAATAG
- a CDS encoding heme ABC transporter ATP-binding protein — translation MSETLPPVLRCEAVSFAYGKIEALSSVSLRVTPGEIFGLLGPNGSGKSTLLRLISGVTKPRSGQILFADQSLQTYEREVLARQIAVVPQESRIELPFSVLEVVLMGRSPYLKRFGFEQAHDLAIAQHAMEQTGVSMLATREIHELSGGERQRVVLARALTQEPQLLLLDEPTAFLDIKHQVEVYDLLKRLSREQGLTVIAIIHDLNLAALYCDRLALLKSGKIFADGTPEQVLTYANIKAVYDTEVYIGLNDISGKVHILPLDEEHRRRLQQGEVHRR, via the coding sequence ATGAGTGAAACCTTGCCGCCTGTGCTGCGTTGCGAGGCAGTCAGTTTTGCCTATGGGAAAATTGAGGCACTCTCGTCCGTCTCGTTGCGGGTCACTCCTGGTGAAATCTTTGGCTTGCTTGGCCCGAACGGCTCTGGGAAATCAACGCTGTTGCGCCTTATCAGTGGAGTGACCAAACCACGAAGTGGGCAGATCCTTTTTGCTGACCAGAGTCTGCAAACCTATGAGCGCGAAGTCTTAGCACGACAGATTGCAGTGGTGCCGCAAGAATCACGCATTGAGTTGCCGTTCTCCGTGCTTGAAGTTGTGCTGATGGGGCGTTCGCCGTACTTGAAGCGCTTTGGTTTTGAGCAGGCGCACGATCTCGCCATTGCTCAGCATGCGATGGAACAAACGGGAGTGAGCATGCTGGCGACGCGAGAGATTCACGAATTAAGTGGTGGCGAACGGCAGCGAGTTGTTCTTGCCCGTGCGTTAACCCAAGAACCACAATTACTGCTGCTTGATGAACCAACCGCGTTTCTGGATATTAAGCACCAGGTTGAAGTTTATGACTTGCTGAAGCGCTTAAGTCGCGAACAGGGGCTAACCGTCATTGCGATTATACATGACCTCAACCTTGCGGCGCTGTATTGCGACCGCCTCGCGTTGCTTAAGTCAGGAAAAATTTTTGCAGATGGAACCCCTGAGCAAGTCTTGACCTACGCGAATATCAAGGCGGTGTATGACACTGAAGTGTATATTGGCCTGAACGACATCTCCGGCAAGGTACATATTCTGCCACTTGATGAAGAGCATCGGCGACGCTTGCAACAGGGCGAAGTGCACCGTCGTTGA
- a CDS encoding DUF3237 domain-containing protein, producing the protein MATLEADLLFNLDMRITGGEAVGVTPKGTRVIAYVKGTFEGPGLKGTVENGADWYLLRSDGVGELDVRLTMKTDDGEYIYMNYTGIAVIPPEVLAKTAPGQLPSGKMDTLRTAVRFETSSKKYERLNKVQAIGIGKADTSAGTVGYAVYALK; encoded by the coding sequence ATGGCAACATTAGAAGCCGATTTACTGTTCAACCTCGATATGCGTATCACTGGAGGAGAGGCAGTCGGCGTTACACCAAAAGGGACGCGGGTGATCGCTTATGTGAAGGGTACATTTGAAGGGCCCGGTTTAAAGGGCACTGTAGAAAATGGTGCCGATTGGTATCTGCTACGCTCAGATGGTGTCGGTGAACTCGACGTCCGCCTGACCATGAAGACGGACGACGGTGAATATATCTATATGAACTACACTGGTATCGCCGTGATCCCACCCGAGGTGCTTGCGAAAACAGCACCTGGTCAACTCCCGAGCGGCAAGATGGATACACTGCGTACAGCAGTACGCTTCGAGACCTCGTCGAAAAAGTATGAGCGCCTCAACAAAGTGCAGGCGATTGGTATTGGGAAAGCAGATACGAGTGCAGGAACAGTCGGCTACGCCGTGTATGCATTGAAATAG